cttcaagagagcgagagatgcaccccttctcaaaaaacctactcgatccctctgatgtcaacaactacagaccagtatcccttctttcttttctctccaaaactcttgagcgtgccgtccttggccagctctcttgctatctctctcagaatgaccttcttgatccaaatcagtcaggtttctagactggtcattcaactgagactgctcttctctgtgtcacggaggctctccgcactgctaaagctaactctctctcctctgctctcatccttctagacctatctgctgcctttgacactgtgaaccatcagatcctcctctccaccctctccgagttgggcatctctggcgcggctcactcttggattgcgtcctacctgacaggtcgctcctaccaggtggtgtggttagaatccgtctccgcaccacgtgctctcaccactggtgtcccccacggctcagttctaggccctctcctattctcgctatacaccaagtcacttggctctgtcatatcctcacatggtctctcctatcattgctacgcagacgacacacaattaatcttctcctttcccccttctgataaccaggtggcgaatcgcatctctgcatgtctggcagacatatcagtgtggatgacggatcaccacctcaagctgaacctcggcaagacggagctgctcttcctcccggggaaggactgcccgttccatgatctcgccatcacagttgacaactccattgtgtcctcctcccagagtgctaagagccttggcgtgaccctggacaacaccctgtcgttctccgctaatatcaaggcggtgacccgatcctgtaggttcatgctctacaacattcgcagagtacgaccctgccttacacaggaagcggcgcaggtcctaatcaaggcacttgtcatctcccgtctggattactgaaactcgctgctggcggggctccctgcctgtgccattaaacccctacaacttattcagaacgccacagcccgtctggtgttcaaccttcccaagttctctcacgtcaccccacacctccgcacactccactggcttccagttgaagctcgcatctgctacaagaccatggtgcttgcctatggagctgtgaggggaacggcacctccgtaccttcaggctctgatcagtccctacacccaaagaagggcactgcgttcatccacctctggcctgctcgcctccctacctctgcggaagcacagttcccgctcagcccagtcaaaactgttcgctgctctggcaccccaatggtggaacaagctccctcacgacgccaggacagcggagtcaatcaccaccttctggagacatctgaaaccccacctcttttaggaatacctgggataggataaagtaatccttccaaccccccaaaaaaaaaacaaagatatagctgtactattgtaaagtggttgttccactggatatcataaggtgaatgcaccaatttgtaagtcgtaattactccacaatttgtaagtcgctctggataagagcgtctgctaaatgacgtaaatgtaaatgtatacacaacattaagaacacctctttccatgacatagactgaccaggtgaatccaggtgaaagctatgatcccttattgatgtcacttgtgaaatccacttcaatcaatgtagatgaaggggaggagacaggttaaagaagtatttttaagccttgagacaaatgaGACAGGTGCTTGCGAAaggggcagtgcattatcatgctgaaacatgaggttatGGCGACAGATGaatgggcctcagaatctcgTTCTATTTGCCATCAATGAAATGCAATTGTCTTCGTTGTCCGTACCTTATAccttatacctgcccataccataaccccaccaccaccatgggacactctgttcacatcagcaaaccactcgcccacaaaACGCCatgttatatgtggtctgcggttgtgaggctgcttggatgtactgccaaattctataaaacgacattggaggtggcttatggtagagaaattaacacaacattttcaggcaacagctctggtggacattcctgcagtcagcatgccaattgcacgcttggtggatggattatcttgtcaaagaagaaatgctcactaacagagatgtaaacaaatttttgCACAAAATTTTAGAGAAATTAGCattttgtatatagacttaaaaAATGTGTGGCAGTGTTTATTaaggtagactcagcaatatgacgtagacgcagaaagtaaacagcatattAGGTCAATTTCCTTCAACAAGCGCGAGGCTCAACTTCTCCGAAGTTTCAGTCCCGTGGCTTTTAAGCTGTTACAGTGTGAAGCGAACACGTGCGCttgcgcagatactgtgtgtgaccgtgtgagagcgaagtcttgcatctcgctcatctcaatatctgcggtCTTGCTCGTTGCAATGCCATGACTTAATaaacgctctctcgctctctttcacacacacacatacacacacacacacacactgtaatgcgTATTAAAGTGCGGTTGAATTACACAATTCATTTTTAGATACTTTAGGATGATTTGGTCATGAAGCACGAAAATGCTAAATATCtaaggtaaggaaaccaatgtaaTGTTGGTGAACCATCCCTTTAATGCCTATGCATTAATTAATTGTTATgattttttggtatttttttctAGGCCTTTCCCACAACTTTTACAACTTTGAACAGGGAGAGGGTGAGTCAATGGATTGCTTGCTGATCACAATTGCGCATGTGCTAACAGTCAATACGATCAAGAGTAGCAGCCTTAATGCTGAGCAACATTTCATGGAAAAATGTGAATAACACGTGAACATCGCAGTTCAAATATAACCCGTTTTTCCGTATGGTTGTGGGattttcctttttttctctcccaAGTAATAAGAAATTGCTTTCATTGATAACTACCGCACTGCGCAGTGACGGTTGGGGGAAGTTCACAATTGGAGTAGCTACCCCAGACGCCGGCGGAGTGTCTGTTACATCAAGCGCTGTAAAAAGCTACTTCAGAGCAGACCATCCACATTTGCGTGTTTTGACATCTTTAGGGACAGACATCATACATTTCGTATAGTGGGGAAGTCATTGAAAAACATAAATATTTTTCTTCTTGTTTCAAAAATGGCCGCAGCAATGGTGGAAATGGACGGAAGTATAATGGAGGGTGTGAGTATTTCACACGATTAAAATACACTTTCTACTACATATTTTATCAACATGATTTGACATTGAACATAGAATATGTCTTTACTATGTATATTATGTTTTGTCCTCTTTCAGGGCGGGCAAATTTTGAGAGTATCTGCCGCACTGAGTTGCATCAACGGCGCTTCCATCAGAATAAACAAAATTCGCGCAGGTAGAGGTACACCAGGATTAAGGTATTCATTTCCTAAATCCATGTCATGATATTGTAGATTATGTGGCTAGATGACAACAAAAGCCACATGTCATCCTACTAATATAAGAACGCTTCATTCGAGTTGTAGTCTATTGCCCTGGGGCAATCGCCGGCGTCTCCAGACTGAAGTTCAGTTAATCAGAAAACAAAGCAAAGTTGGTTTATAGGACCTTTATTTTCCAAGCAGATAGATAGAGCGTCAACTTTAATCTCTGACAATTAATAACTGTTTTACAGCCCATGGTCTATAACTTGTCTTAACTTTTGTTTAATATTTAATGGCAGATGCCCACCCTCATAGCTACATTTTTCATGTGATCCTTTGTTGGTAATGTGCAAGCACATGGCAGTTGACTTATTTCTATCAACAACTGAACTAGAAAACTTTTCCCTCATTGCCTTGTGTTATTCAGCGCAGATAATATCATAGCCTACATATTGTCATTATTCAATTGAAATAGCTAAGTCTTTTTCCTTTCATTGTTAACCCCTTGCCCCCCTTCCCCTTTTCACTACTAGACCACAGCATCTGTCAGGGTTGGAGTTGGTGAGGGACATTTGTTGTGGAAATCTTGAGGGAGGCTCAGTGGGATCTACAGAAGTCACACTCACCCCTGGGAAAATAAAAGCTGGGAATCACACCGCAGACCCACAAACGGCAGGGTAAATCATGTTAGGCTGCACCACCGTTATTCCTGACGGCACACATTCAATGGGAGTATGGGACAGAGAGTTTTGGTTCCTAATCTCAGACAAtaattacttttatttatttatttaactaggcaagtcagttaagaacaaattcttatttacaatgaagggctaggaacagtgggttaacttccttgttcaggggcggaacaacagattttttccttgttagctcggggattcgatctagcaacctagctctctaaacactaggctacctgccgccccaaagaaAGACAGAGCTGTGGATGGCTATCCAAACGCACTTGTTAAAAACCTTGTTACTATCAAGCTGACATGATACTTGATACCCATATAAACATTACCCAAAACTATGTAGAGTTTGACAATttcacaaaataggaaaaaaaaaCAAATTTTGCCTCAGATGATACAATATACTTCACTGTCAATTTTTAAATGTAAATTCATTTTGTGTATAACGATGGGGGATATTTACATTTGGGAGTATGGAACCCCCTGTTAATCTGctggggcggcagatagcctagcgtGTAagggcattgggccagtaaccaaaagatcactggtttgaatcccccgagccggcaaggtggaaaaatctgctgttctgcccttgaacaaagcagttaacccccaacaacaactgctccctgggcACCTATGATGTCGattttaaggcagccccccgcacctctctgattcagagggtttgcGTTTATTTTGTTTGAATGCatttagttgtacaactgactaggtatcccattTACCTTCCCTATCTATCTCATACTTCTATCTTGCTCTGTTCCAGGAGTGTGGGGCTGCTGCTGCAGGTCTCTCTACCCTGTGCCCTGTATGCTGATGGCCCCTCTGAGCTCTGTCTGAAGGGGGGCACCAACGCGGACATGGCCCCGCAGATTGACTACACCATCAAGGTATGGCTAACCTTAACCTGTGTTGGGAGAGGTACCAGTGTTTGtaattccatttttttattttacctttatttaactaggcaaggcagttagcctttctgggaagggggttcagctagcggaacacctggcctacagccagtgaaattgcagggcgccaaattcaatcaacagaaatctcataattaaaattcctcaaacatataagtattatacaccattttaaagataaagttctcgttaatccaatcacagtatccgatttcaaaaaggctttacggtgaaagcacaccatgtgattatgttaggtcagcgtctagccacaaaaaaccatacatccattttccaaagaaggagaggtgtcacaaaagtcagaaatagcgttaaaattaatcactaacctttgatctccatctggtggcactcccaggactccatgttagacaaatgtttgttttgttcgataaagttaatctttatgtccaaaaacctcatttgaaattggcgttatgttcagaaatgcattgtctcaaacaaacatctggtgaaaatgcagagagccacatcaaattacagaaatactcatcataaacattgatataagatacaagtgttatacatacgaTTAAAGATGCACTTCTTGTTAATACAGCcactgtgtccgatttcaaaaaggctttacggtgaaagcacaccatgtgattatgttaggtcagcgcctagccacaaaaaccatacagccattttccaaccaaggagaggtgtcagaaatagcattaaaattaatcacttacctttgatcttcatctgatggcactcccaggtctccatgttagacaaatgttcgttttgttcaataaagctcatctttatgtccaaatacctcctttttgttcacgcaTTTTGTCCAGGTTTTGTTACCATTATATGTACTCCTAAAGTCAGTTTTACATTTTCCTCCAGGTATTCAAGCCCATTGTGGAGAAGTTTGGTGTACATTTCAACTGTGACTTGAGAATGAGGTTAGTATCGTCCCCCCTGTTAGATTAGTgttggtgtaaaaaaaaaaaatactgcctGGTCCCCAAAATATGACCATACGTGTTCTTGTCTTGAATAGGGGCTACTACCCCAAAGGCGGAGGTGAGGTGGTGGCTAAGGTTAGCCCAGTGAGCGAGCTGAGCCCTGTCAACATGACCGAACGAGGAACCATCTCCAAGATCTATGGAAGGTCCTTTGTTGCTGGGGTTTTACCCTATAAGGTACCATACCAAGCAATGGCTTTGGGTTAGTTGCCTATGAATTTTACTTTAAGTGCCAATAGAAAGTCCACACCAGCTTGAACTTTTTTCACATCTTGttgcgttacaaagtgggatttaaGAAGATTGTAATTGtactacacaaaatactccataatgtcaaagtgaaaagagAATTCTACGCATTTTACAAATTACACAGTTTGTTTAGGCAAactggcttaacaaatcacaagtTATATGGACTCACCATAAGGCCATTAGGGATTTTAAAACTGCTACAGTGTTCAATGGCAATGATGGGAGAAAACCGAGGAAGAAAAAAACATGGCAAAGGAATGCtatttttggcctaaatgcaaagccttatgtttgggggaaaatccaacacatcactgagtaactgcctccttattttcaagcatggtggtggctgcatcatggtatgggtatgcttgacatcggcaaagactgggcagtttttcaggatgaaaagaaaCAGGATTGAGCTAAGCCAGTGTTTCCCACATTCGGTGCTCAGGACCCAAAGGGgtacacgttttggtttttgccccaacactgcacagctgatttaagtgatcaaagcttgatgattcgTTGAttgtttgaatcagctgtgtagtgcttgggcaaaaaccaaaacgtgcaccctttggggtccagaggaccgagtttgggaaatcctgagctaagcacaggcaaaatccaagagaacctgcttcagtctgctttacaccataCACTTGGAAAGGAATTAATCTTTCAGCGGGACAGTAACCTACAACataaagccaaatctacactgcagttgcttaccaatacgactgaatgttcctgagtggccaagttacagttttgacttaaatctgcttgaaaatctatggcaagacttttgTGAAGTGCAAGTGCTGGTTTAGGAAA
The Salmo salar chromosome ssa16, Ssal_v3.1, whole genome shotgun sequence DNA segment above includes these coding regions:
- the LOC106573946 gene encoding RNA 3'-terminal phosphate cyclase isoform X1, with protein sequence MAAAMVEMDGSIMEGGGQILRVSAALSCINGASIRINKIRAGRGTPGLRPQHLSGLELVRDICCGNLEGGSVGSTEVTLTPGKIKAGNHTADPQTAGSVGLLLQVSLPCALYADGPSELCLKGGTNADMAPQIDYTIKVFKPIVEKFGVHFNCDLRMRGYYPKGGGEVVAKVSPVSELSPVNMTERGTISKIYGRSFVAGVLPYKLAKDMATTATRVIRREIKDLYINIQTLQEKDMACGSGNGIIIIAESSTGCIFAGSALGKKGVYPDKVGFEAAEMLLRNIRHNGCVDEFLQDQLILFMALANGISRIRTGPVTLHTKTAIHVAEQLTQAKFTVTKADDENASNDTYIIECQGVGVTNPHF
- the LOC106573946 gene encoding RNA 3'-terminal phosphate cyclase isoform X2; the encoded protein is MVEMDGSIMEGGGQILRVSAALSCINGASIRINKIRAGRGTPGLRPQHLSGLELVRDICCGNLEGGSVGSTEVTLTPGKIKAGNHTADPQTAGSVGLLLQVSLPCALYADGPSELCLKGGTNADMAPQIDYTIKVFKPIVEKFGVHFNCDLRMRGYYPKGGGEVVAKVSPVSELSPVNMTERGTISKIYGRSFVAGVLPYKLAKDMATTATRVIRREIKDLYINIQTLQEKDMACGSGNGIIIIAESSTGCIFAGSALGKKGVYPDKVGFEAAEMLLRNIRHNGCVDEFLQDQLILFMALANGISRIRTGPVTLHTKTAIHVAEQLTQAKFTVTKADDENASNDTYIIECQGVGVTNPHF